The following proteins come from a genomic window of Nicotiana tomentosiformis chromosome 12, ASM39032v3, whole genome shotgun sequence:
- the LOC104097834 gene encoding eukaryotic initiation factor 4A-11 — protein MAGLAPEGSQFDARQYDAKMTELLGTEQQEFFTSYDEVYESFDAMGLQENLLRGIYAYGFEKPSAIQQRGIVPFCKGLDVIQQAQSGTGKTATFCSGILQQLDYSLVECQALVLAPTRELAQQIEKVMRALGDYLGVKVHACVGGTSVREDQRILQSGVHVVVGTPGRVFDMLRRQSLRPDNIKMFVLDEADEMLSRGFKDQIYDIFQLLPPKIQVGVFSATMPPEALEITRKFMNKPVRILVKRDELTLEGIKQFYVNVDKEEWKLETLCDLYETLAITQSVIFVNTRRKVDWLTDKMRGRDHTVSATHGDMDQNTRDIIMREFRSGSSRVLITTDLLARGIDVQQVSLVINYDLPTQPENYLHRIGRSGRFGRKGVSINFVTKDDERMLFDIQKFYNVVIEELPANVADLL, from the exons ATGGCAGGCTTGGCACCAGAGGGTTCTCAATTTGATGCTCGTCAGTATGACGCCAAAAtgacagagct GCTTGGTACTGAACAGCAAGAATTCTTCACATCATACGATGAGGTTTACGAAAGTTTTGATGCCATGGGTTTGCAAGAAAACCTTCTGAGGGGCATTTATGCCTATG GTTTTGAGAAGCCATCTGCTATTCAGCAAAGGGGCATTGTTCCCTTTTGCAAGGGCCTTGACGTTATCCAGCAGGCACAATCTGGAACTGGAAAGACGGCAACTTTCTGCTCTGGAATTCTCCAGCAGCTTGATTATAGTTTAGTTGAATGTCAGGCTCTGGTTCTTGCACCAACCCGTGAGCTAGCTCAACAGATTGAGAAGGTTATGCGGGCACTTGGTGACTATCTGGGTGTGAAGGTTCATGCTTGTGTTGGGGGTACCAGTGTCCGTGAGGATCAGCGTATCCTTCAGAGCGGTGTTCATGTCGTGGTTGGTACTCCAGGCCGTGTCTTTGACATGCTGCGCAGGCAGTCTCTTCGCCCTGACAACATCAAGATGTTTGTTTTGGATGAAGCCGATGAAATGCTCTCTAGAGGTTTCAAGGATCAG ATTTATGATATATTCCAACTTTTGCCACCAAAAATCCAAGTGGGTGTTTTCTCTGCCACTATGCCACCAGAGGCCCTTGAGATTACTAGAAAGTTCATGAACAAGCCCGTTAGGATTCTTGTGAAGCGTGATGAGCTCACTCTTGAAGGTATTAAGCAATTTTATGTCAATGTTGACAAGGAAGAGTGGAAGCTTGAAACACTCTGTGATCTTTACGAGACCTTGGCCATCACCCAGAGTGTCATCTTTGTTAACACTAGGCGAAAGGTTGATTGGCTCACTGATAAAATGCGTGGCCGTGATCATACAGTATCTGCAACTCATGGAGACATGGATCAGAACACAAGAGATATCATTATGAGGGAGTTCCGATCTGGCTCATCTCGTGTGCTTATCACTACTGATCTCCTTGCTCGTGGTATTGATGTCCAGCAAGTCTCCCTTGTTATTAACTACGATCTGCCGACTCAACCAGAAAACTACCTGCATCGTATTGGTCGTAGTGGCCGATTTGGAAGGAAGGGTGTTTCTATCAACTTTGTCACCAAGGATGATGAAAGGATGCTTTTTGACATACAAAAGTTTTATAATGTCGTGATTGAGGAGCTGCCAGCTAATGTTGCTGATCTCCTTTGA
- the LOC104097833 gene encoding NDR1/HIN1-like protein 6, translated as MTDRVHPSAKSNGTTTATTNPTATTAKPPQFPPVKNQMYNPNRIPYRPTPTAYHRHNRRRCSCRRCFCLSCFWSLLVICTLLLLAAIAGAAFYFLFRPKPPTFSVSSLKITQFKLITSSDDATRLSTKLNLTLSAKNPNKKLIYNYDDISMTLQSNNVVISNGSFHGFSNGPNNVTIIHSTLSMASEILDADSVTSLKSDLKRKHGLPLKIFLDTTVVAKMDKLKSKKVGIRVTCEGIHGVIPKGKAPAVASITNAKCKADLRMKIFKWYF; from the coding sequence ATGACTGACAGAGTTCATCCTTCAGCCAAATCGAATGGCACTACCACTGCCACCACCAATCCCACTGCTACCACAGCAAAACCACCTCAATTCCCTCCGGTCAAAAACCAAATGTACAACCCAAATCGCATTCCTTACAGACCAACTCCAACCGCCTACCACCGACACAACCGTCGCCGCTGCAGCTGCCGCCGCTGCTTCTGCCTTAGTTGTTTCTGGTCACTCCTCGTCATCTGCACTCTCCTCCTCCTCGCTGCCATCGCCGGCGCCGCCTTCTACTTCCTCTTCCGCCCTAAACCTCCAACATTCTCTGTCTCCTCCCTCAAAATCACGCAATTCAAACTCATAACCAGCTCCGACGATGCCACGCGCCTCAGTACAAAACTCAACCTCACGCTCTCCGCGAAAAACCCTAATAAGAAGCTTATTTACAACTACGACGATATTTCCATGACTCTACAGTCAAATAACGTCGTAATTTCGAACGGATCATTCCACGGATTTAGTAATGGTCCGAATAATGTTACTATTATTCACTCGACTTTGTCAATGGCGTCTGAAATCCTCGATGCGGACTCTGTTACGTCTTTAAAATCAGATCTGAAGAGAAAACATGGATTACCGTTGAAGATATTTTTGGATACAACGGTGGTAGCGAAAATGGATAAGTTGAAAAGCAAAAAAGTTGGGATCAGAGTTACTTGTGAAGGCATTCATGGAGTAATTCCAAAGGGAAAAGCTCCGGCGGTGGCTTCAATTACGAATGCTAAATGTAAAGCTGATCTTAGAATGAAGATCTTCAAATGGTACTTTTGA